From Saprospiraceae bacterium, one genomic window encodes:
- a CDS encoding DUF1573 domain-containing protein → MLRFFWILILMGLMDGCMYHRKQISAMQKENENIHADSINSSMIDTARFAQMVFDSANYQLGIVRRSEIRETEIWFTNQGNIPLVIDQMTSCECTTLDYTRKPVMPGARSSIKVRYDSKDKSGPQIIDIDILANTESGTASVKLYLSVE, encoded by the coding sequence ATGCTAAGGTTCTTTTGGATTTTGATTTTAATGGGTCTCATGGATGGCTGCATGTACCATCGGAAGCAGATATCTGCAATGCAAAAAGAAAATGAGAATATTCATGCAGATTCCATTAATTCCAGCATGATTGATACTGCGCGCTTTGCCCAAATGGTTTTTGATTCAGCAAATTACCAGCTTGGAATTGTCAGAAGATCAGAAATTCGGGAAACAGAAATTTGGTTTACCAATCAGGGCAATATTCCTTTGGTGATTGATCAAATGACCAGTTGTGAATGCACCACTTTAGACTATACCAGAAAGCCAGTGATGCCAGGAGCAAGGTCTTCCATCAAAGTCAGGTACGATTCAAAGGACAAATCTGGTCCTCAAATCATTGATATAGATATCCTTGCAAATACTGAATCAGGGACTGCTTCTGTCAAGCTATATCTTTCGGTAGAATGA
- the trxA gene encoding thioredoxin, protein MGKSFSEYIQGDKLVLVDFFAEWCGPCKMMGPVLKELKSRMGDDVVILKIDVDKNPSASQAYRIQSVPTLMLFHNGQIVWRKSGVPSISELEKLVQNHRQPAKN, encoded by the coding sequence ATGGGAAAGAGTTTTTCAGAGTACATCCAAGGAGACAAGTTGGTGTTGGTTGATTTTTTTGCGGAATGGTGCGGACCCTGTAAAATGATGGGCCCAGTTTTAAAGGAATTAAAAAGTAGAATGGGTGATGATGTTGTGATACTGAAGATCGATGTGGACAAAAATCCTAGTGCATCACAAGCCTATCGAATTCAATCTGTACCTACATTAATGTTATTTCACAATGGCCAGATTGTGTGGAGGAAATCAGGAGTCCCTTCTATTTCCGAATTAGAGAAACTGGTTCAAAACCATCGGCAGCCGGCCAAGAACTAA
- a CDS encoding sigma-70 family RNA polymerase sigma factor: protein MKEDLNNWKLLKEGNSEALRDIYNLYYSALMNYGLRLTPSRDVVEDCIHDLFTDIWRLRGTLGDTDSIKNYLIGSLRRRIIKSAGQKNAKNHELTDQFDKADESANFEMAFIQGETDREMQIKLKTALGLLTKRQQEAIYLKYSEGLDYEQICSTMDLQYQSVRNLISTAILRLKEHFGILLCLIAGF, encoded by the coding sequence GTGAAGGAGGACTTGAATAACTGGAAACTTCTTAAAGAAGGGAATTCTGAAGCGCTTAGGGATATATACAATTTGTATTACAGTGCTCTAATGAATTATGGTTTGCGTTTAACTCCTTCACGCGATGTGGTAGAGGATTGCATTCATGATTTGTTTACAGATATTTGGCGTTTGCGGGGCACACTTGGAGATACGGATAGTATTAAGAACTATCTGATTGGATCACTGAGAAGGAGGATCATAAAATCCGCGGGTCAAAAAAATGCAAAAAATCACGAACTTACAGATCAGTTTGACAAGGCAGATGAATCCGCCAATTTTGAAATGGCATTTATTCAAGGAGAGACTGATCGCGAAATGCAGATTAAATTAAAAACGGCATTGGGCTTGTTGACCAAGCGGCAACAGGAAGCCATTTACTTAAAATACTCAGAAGGACTTGATTATGAGCAGATATGCAGCACCATGGACCTTCAATACCAATCCGTGCGAAACCTTATTTCGACCGCAATTTTGCGTTTGAAGGAGCATTTTGGAATTTTATTGTGTTTAATCGCAGGCTTTTGA
- the acs gene encoding acetate--CoA ligase produces the protein MFEAYQINSYQQYLADYKQSMDDPQGFWQRVAQHFVWRKKWTKVLEWEFETPTIKWFEGGLLNITENCLDRFVESDPDRIAIIWESNDPSETGRRISYRELSVQVCRYANLLTKRGVKKHDRVIIYMGMVPELIVAMLACARIGAIHSVVFGGFSASSIKDRILDCGAQYVICCDGAFRGAKVVDLKSILDEALSEINAVKNVFVFQRTGHPVRMFPERDLWIHEQLDPSEDFCEAVEMDSEDPLFILYTSGSTGKPKGVVHSIAGYMIWTNYTFVNVFQYKKGQVHFCTADAGWITGHSYLVYGPLSAGATSVLFEGIPNWPDAGRLWQIIDKYKVDILYTAPTAIRSLMMYGDLIPAQYALDSLKVLGTVGEPINEEAWHWYDRVIGRSQIPIVDTWWQTETGGIMISNLAGITDPKPTYATLPLPGVSPVLLDQSGNFVAEPHQTGALFIDRPWPGMIRTTFRDHARCKQNYFSQVDGMYCTGDGSFKDEQGNYRITGRVDDVLNVSGHRIGTAELENAINEHPDIVESAVVGYPHAIKGEGIYAFVICQNLQKEEDNLIQDIGKMVQNLIGSFAKPDKIQIVSGLPKTRSGKIMRRILRKIADGERTDFGDLTSLLDIDVVRQICQNAK, from the coding sequence ATGTTTGAAGCGTATCAAATCAATTCTTATCAGCAATATTTGGCTGATTACAAGCAAAGCATGGACGATCCGCAAGGTTTTTGGCAGAGGGTTGCACAGCATTTTGTTTGGAGAAAAAAGTGGACCAAGGTTTTGGAATGGGAATTTGAAACTCCAACCATTAAGTGGTTTGAAGGTGGATTGCTCAATATTACCGAGAATTGTCTGGATCGGTTTGTAGAATCTGATCCTGATAGGATAGCAATTATTTGGGAATCCAACGATCCTTCAGAAACCGGTCGAAGGATTAGTTATCGCGAATTGAGTGTCCAAGTTTGTAGATATGCCAATCTGCTTACAAAAAGAGGAGTTAAAAAACACGACCGCGTCATCATATACATGGGCATGGTCCCGGAATTAATTGTTGCTATGCTTGCATGTGCGAGAATCGGTGCTATTCATTCGGTTGTATTTGGTGGATTTTCTGCATCTTCTATCAAGGACAGAATTCTGGACTGTGGGGCTCAATACGTGATCTGCTGTGATGGAGCTTTTCGTGGTGCTAAAGTAGTTGATTTGAAAAGTATTCTGGACGAAGCTTTGTCAGAGATCAATGCTGTCAAGAATGTTTTTGTATTTCAAAGGACAGGCCATCCGGTAAGAATGTTTCCAGAGAGAGACCTTTGGATCCATGAGCAACTGGATCCATCAGAAGATTTTTGCGAAGCGGTTGAGATGGATTCGGAGGATCCGCTTTTTATTTTATATACATCAGGTTCGACGGGAAAGCCAAAGGGAGTTGTCCACAGCATTGCCGGATACATGATCTGGACGAATTACACTTTTGTCAATGTCTTTCAATACAAAAAGGGGCAAGTTCATTTTTGTACAGCCGACGCAGGATGGATCACTGGTCATAGCTATCTGGTGTACGGTCCTTTGTCTGCCGGTGCGACATCTGTTCTGTTTGAAGGGATTCCAAACTGGCCTGATGCTGGCAGATTGTGGCAAATCATAGACAAGTACAAAGTGGATATTCTTTATACTGCTCCTACCGCCATCCGAAGTCTCATGATGTATGGAGATCTGATACCTGCACAATACGCTTTGGATAGCTTGAAAGTATTGGGTACGGTGGGTGAGCCTATCAATGAGGAGGCCTGGCACTGGTATGACAGGGTAATTGGAAGATCACAAATACCCATTGTCGATACCTGGTGGCAAACTGAAACTGGAGGAATTATGATTTCCAATCTGGCAGGAATTACAGACCCAAAACCAACTTATGCCACATTGCCATTGCCGGGAGTTTCTCCGGTATTGTTGGATCAATCCGGGAATTTTGTTGCAGAGCCCCATCAAACGGGAGCTTTGTTTATTGACCGCCCCTGGCCTGGTATGATCAGAACCACTTTCAGGGATCATGCGCGATGTAAACAAAATTATTTTTCACAGGTAGATGGAATGTATTGCACAGGAGATGGTTCTTTCAAGGATGAGCAAGGGAACTACAGGATTACCGGCAGGGTAGATGATGTTTTAAATGTATCCGGTCATCGCATTGGTACTGCTGAATTAGAAAATGCCATCAACGAACATCCGGACATTGTTGAGAGCGCTGTAGTTGGGTACCCTCATGCGATCAAAGGAGAGGGTATTTATGCATTTGTGATATGTCAAAATTTGCAAAAGGAAGAGGATAATTTGATACAAGATATAGGCAAGATGGTGCAAAATCTGATTGGGTCATTTGCAAAGCCAGATAAGATTCAAATTGTGTCAGGATTGCCCAAAACGAGGAGTGGTAAAATCATGCGCAGAATATTGCGAAAAATTGCAGATGGAGAGAGAACTGATTTTGGTGATTTAACCAGTTTACTGGATATTGATGTGGTTCGACAGATTTGCCAAAATGCGAAATAA
- a CDS encoding L-serine ammonia-lyase, with translation MERISVFDIFKIGIGPSSSHTMGPWKAALDFIQMLGQKNIFDKVEQVEVELFGSLAKTGVGHGTDLAVVLGLSGYHPETIPVEKAEYTYKTLHNISQLNLGGIRTIPFDARQHILFHKDQSLPKHANALMFRAFLKNQTSVSDTYYSVGGGFIVKEGSEDLTEIRHMPYPIDSAFDVKKWCSTLNYSISSLVMQNELALKSENQIQQDLLKIYEVMLDCIYQSCQKEGELPGGLKVQRRAKNIADRLLGGRKPNDAEQFFQLIRTTPTNFTDTLNWLSCFALAVNEENAAFGRIVTAPTNGAAGVIPAVLMYHICFNQNKGIEDVYKFLLTAGEIGSLFKKGATISAAMGGCQAEIGVSSAMAAAGLTEVLGGNYEQCLMASEIAMEHHLGMTCDPIGGLVQVPCIERNTMGAIKAVTAAQIALQSDPSKALVSLDAVIKTMKETAFDMNHKYKETADGGLAIHIPVNIVEC, from the coding sequence ATGGAGAGAATAAGCGTTTTTGATATTTTTAAAATTGGCATTGGCCCTTCCAGTTCACATACCATGGGACCTTGGAAAGCTGCATTAGACTTCATCCAAATGCTTGGCCAAAAAAATATCTTTGACAAGGTCGAACAGGTAGAAGTAGAATTGTTTGGTTCACTTGCAAAAACTGGAGTGGGGCACGGGACTGATCTTGCGGTAGTTTTGGGATTATCGGGATATCATCCGGAAACAATCCCGGTTGAAAAAGCAGAATATACCTATAAAACTTTACATAATATTTCTCAGTTGAACTTGGGAGGTATCCGAACAATCCCATTCGACGCCAGGCAACATATTTTATTTCACAAAGACCAAAGTTTACCAAAACACGCCAATGCATTAATGTTTAGGGCATTCTTGAAAAATCAAACTTCGGTGAGTGATACTTATTATTCTGTGGGAGGAGGATTTATTGTAAAAGAAGGGAGTGAGGACTTGACAGAAATACGGCACATGCCTTATCCAATTGATTCCGCATTTGACGTTAAAAAATGGTGCTCCACATTGAATTACTCAATTTCCAGTTTGGTGATGCAAAACGAACTAGCATTGAAATCAGAAAATCAAATTCAACAAGATTTATTAAAAATTTATGAGGTGATGCTGGATTGTATTTATCAATCCTGTCAAAAAGAAGGAGAGCTTCCGGGAGGATTAAAGGTGCAGAGGAGGGCAAAAAATATTGCAGATCGCTTACTGGGAGGCAGGAAACCAAATGACGCAGAACAATTCTTTCAACTTATAAGAACGACACCAACTAATTTTACGGATACCCTCAATTGGCTAAGTTGCTTTGCTTTGGCAGTCAATGAAGAAAATGCAGCATTTGGGAGAATTGTCACCGCTCCGACCAACGGAGCAGCTGGCGTCATTCCGGCGGTCTTAATGTATCATATTTGCTTTAATCAAAACAAAGGTATTGAGGATGTTTATAAATTTCTTCTCACTGCCGGAGAGATTGGAAGTCTGTTTAAAAAAGGTGCAACCATTTCAGCCGCTATGGGTGGTTGCCAGGCAGAAATCGGTGTTTCTTCCGCAATGGCTGCTGCAGGTTTGACGGAAGTGCTTGGAGGTAATTACGAACAATGCCTGATGGCCTCAGAAATTGCCATGGAACACCATCTCGGCATGACCTGTGATCCGATTGGAGGGTTGGTGCAGGTACCTTGCATAGAGAGAAATACCATGGGTGCCATTAAAGCGGTAACAGCCGCTCAAATTGCATTGCAGTCAGATCCTTCCAAAGCATTGGTTTCACTAGATGCCGTTATCAAAACCATGAAAGAAACTGCTTTTGACATGAACCATAAATACAAAGAAACTGCAGATGGTGGTTTAGCCATCCACATTCCTGTCAATATTGTGGAATGTTAA
- a CDS encoding DUF5103 domain-containing protein, with the protein MDLYKSFLITVLLSFMGMNISLSAQPDYSAILPVDSVYHPLVRTVHFREGLDPVAMPILYLDRPYTLDLHFDLLEGSPRNLFYGYCYYNRDWTASNLQLMEYLGGFNEMEIRTFRASSQTYLPYVHYQAPLPGRDYSFKVTGNYLLVVYDNAGEIYLTKRIYLTDNSFKVVPRFQIPIDPEKSRTHQSMTFTVTGTNRTTIVNPAKEIRVEVWQNGSLSNKMILGDPFFFNGNQLSYTKQDGILYPAMKEFRRKDVRSIQHRTMGVSYWDQKGNDFHCYFKTDSSRADQLYRFEFDFNGRYYVGFEDQINEQGDFLSEYVWCHPVLKTNIESDYPVYLYGAITDWKLKEEFRLEYNHQEKVYKGKFYIKNAVFDYLYATLNDDASINTSLYEGDWYETENDYFVMIYFRPFGGRYDQMVFAGRFNSNR; encoded by the coding sequence ATGGATTTATACAAAAGCTTCTTAATTACTGTTTTATTGTCTTTTATGGGTATGAATATCAGCTTGTCTGCTCAACCAGATTATTCTGCTATTTTGCCTGTAGATTCGGTCTATCATCCTCTGGTGAGAACAGTGCATTTTAGGGAGGGGCTCGATCCGGTAGCCATGCCCATTTTGTATTTAGATCGGCCTTATACCTTGGATTTGCACTTTGATCTTCTGGAGGGTTCTCCAAGAAATCTTTTTTACGGATATTGTTATTACAACCGAGATTGGACAGCTTCCAATTTACAACTCATGGAATATCTTGGTGGCTTCAATGAAATGGAAATACGGACATTTAGGGCTTCATCGCAGACCTACCTTCCTTATGTACATTACCAGGCACCCCTGCCTGGAAGAGATTATAGCTTCAAGGTGACGGGTAATTATTTGTTGGTAGTGTACGACAATGCCGGAGAGATTTATCTGACTAAAAGGATCTATTTGACAGACAATAGTTTTAAAGTTGTTCCAAGATTTCAAATTCCGATCGACCCTGAAAAGTCAAGAACCCACCAGAGCATGACTTTTACCGTAACTGGAACCAACAGAACGACGATCGTCAATCCAGCCAAAGAAATCAGGGTAGAGGTTTGGCAAAATGGGAGTCTGTCAAACAAGATGATTCTTGGAGATCCTTTTTTCTTTAATGGTAACCAATTAAGTTACACCAAGCAGGATGGAATACTTTATCCAGCCATGAAAGAATTTAGAAGAAAGGATGTTCGATCAATTCAGCATCGAACCATGGGTGTGTCTTATTGGGATCAAAAGGGAAATGATTTTCATTGTTATTTTAAAACAGACAGCTCGCGGGCAGATCAATTGTATCGATTTGAGTTTGATTTCAATGGCAGATATTATGTAGGATTTGAAGATCAGATCAATGAGCAAGGAGACTTTTTAAGTGAATATGTATGGTGTCATCCGGTTCTTAAAACAAATATTGAATCAGATTACCCTGTATATCTTTATGGGGCCATCACAGACTGGAAACTCAAGGAAGAATTTAGGTTGGAATACAACCATCAAGAAAAAGTCTATAAGGGTAAATTTTATATTAAAAATGCGGTGTTTGACTACCTTTATGCTACTTTGAATGACGACGCATCAATCAATACCAGTCTTTATGAAGGAGATTGGTATGAAACCGAGAACGATTATTTTGTAATGATTTATTTCAGACCATTTGGCGGGAGATATGATCAAATGGTTTTTGCAGGGAGATTTAATTCAAACCGATAA
- a CDS encoding TonB-dependent receptor, which yields MKWLFLVRTSLWLVFNSFLISIYGQSESKYISLHDLLIKAENQYKVHFAFDAESTNVSKAPLNLLQKDLNGFVKALSDLEIAHVIKQNDEHFLVVLTKDSEAGTSPPQKEWKDIRISGIVTDDWNQEPLIGVSVLLMPDRQLFSTDEKGQFIIEYKSQETNQWLEFRYLGYHLNRISLPIVKKFVEIKLIPQIEMLEIITITDVKSQHPSNASNFYSPSLKLTQTDLLTASVFRDPLRSIQQLSGLNGANDLSAGLQIRGGNTEENLILLDQLTLYSVDHFFGVFSNINPFMLDSVEIYKSYFPSNYGGRTSSMVRMKSQPIASKITVKSEIGLLNSNLFVQAPILKNRLEVLFAGRASTTNLGDSDAFANLLHSGNSSALNISRDQKRFVPANPEFRFNDVYLKLNARPLKMWSIGASFFRSVDKVVTNYQNTSVSGNLRVVENFNDTASWINRAYSFSSEFAWSRRFQSRISFSNSSLDDQQKILGVITTSRLDSPRTRNIQDLTLFNNQMNVYHFRFDHEYTAKNSNHQLGFEWNHYDSTLFRNIINRDVIFNVHLRNGNDFNAYYQGKFSFFERLYIGPGIRLSRYDRRNLLDASPRLQIEYRWLKNWKSSVRWGKYYQYLRQVDFEDRFGRPFSFWTQADERAFKVLISDQWELQNMIDWRKWQFVLEFYFKKLNGVAEQVYNVPLTIQDPATSPPSLPRTVIYSGTGQSYGMDFSVFRAFKYYQLNASWSWINSTVRFPQINQGNPYSQALVRPHQLKFSQTFSYKNWSLNLYHIYGSPQPYVDLFLVGDRERNVRSINEVQQVLPMYFRFDLDLNYSYRWNQSALTAGIGILNLEDRRNVKYIQYVFRIPVFNPLSPNQPPEIKIAGSEVNLLRRTLNLYINYSF from the coding sequence ATGAAATGGTTGTTTTTAGTTCGTACCTCCTTGTGGTTGGTATTTAACTCATTCCTCATTTCTATTTATGGTCAGTCAGAATCAAAGTACATAAGTTTGCACGATCTTTTGATCAAAGCTGAAAATCAATACAAAGTTCATTTTGCCTTTGACGCTGAATCTACCAATGTTTCAAAGGCTCCACTAAACTTATTGCAAAAGGATCTCAATGGATTTGTCAAGGCACTTTCTGATTTGGAAATCGCCCATGTGATCAAACAAAATGACGAGCATTTTTTGGTTGTCCTTACTAAAGACTCTGAGGCAGGAACAAGCCCTCCGCAAAAAGAATGGAAGGATATCAGGATTTCTGGAATAGTTACGGATGATTGGAACCAAGAGCCTTTGATTGGGGTAAGTGTTCTATTAATGCCAGACAGACAATTGTTCAGTACGGACGAAAAGGGACAGTTTATAATTGAGTATAAGTCCCAGGAGACAAATCAATGGCTTGAATTCCGTTATTTGGGGTATCATTTGAATAGAATTTCTCTTCCGATCGTTAAAAAGTTTGTGGAAATTAAATTGATTCCTCAGATTGAAATGCTCGAAATTATCACCATAACAGATGTTAAAAGTCAGCATCCTTCAAATGCATCGAATTTTTATTCGCCAAGCTTAAAATTGACACAGACAGATTTATTGACAGCAAGCGTGTTTAGAGACCCTCTCCGCAGCATTCAACAATTGAGCGGATTGAATGGGGCCAACGACCTTAGCGCCGGGTTGCAAATCCGTGGGGGCAACACCGAAGAAAACCTGATCTTATTGGATCAATTGACTCTCTACTCTGTGGATCATTTTTTCGGAGTTTTTAGCAATATAAATCCGTTCATGCTGGACAGTGTGGAGATATACAAGAGCTATTTTCCTTCTAACTACGGTGGAAGGACCTCTTCAATGGTTCGTATGAAATCTCAGCCAATTGCAAGCAAAATAACTGTCAAATCTGAAATTGGCTTATTGAATTCCAACCTGTTTGTTCAAGCCCCAATTTTAAAAAATCGTCTTGAAGTTTTATTCGCCGGTAGGGCTTCGACAACCAATTTGGGAGACTCAGATGCATTTGCAAATCTTCTTCATTCTGGCAATTCAAGTGCTTTGAATATTTCAAGAGATCAAAAACGCTTTGTTCCTGCAAATCCTGAATTCAGATTCAACGATGTATATTTGAAACTCAATGCAAGGCCACTTAAAATGTGGAGCATTGGAGCTTCTTTTTTTAGGTCTGTGGACAAGGTGGTGACCAACTACCAGAACACCAGTGTTTCCGGAAATTTAAGAGTGGTTGAAAATTTTAACGATACTGCAAGTTGGATAAACAGGGCTTATTCATTTTCATCTGAATTTGCATGGTCGCGTAGATTTCAAAGTAGGATCAGTTTTTCAAATTCCAGTCTTGACGATCAGCAAAAAATTCTTGGTGTTATAACGACATCTCGATTGGACTCACCCAGGACGCGCAATATTCAAGATCTGACTTTATTCAACAATCAAATGAACGTGTACCATTTCCGTTTTGATCATGAATATACCGCAAAAAATAGCAATCATCAACTTGGATTTGAATGGAATCATTACGACAGTACACTCTTCAGAAATATCATTAACCGGGATGTTATCTTTAATGTTCATTTAAGGAATGGCAATGATTTTAACGCCTATTACCAGGGCAAATTTTCATTCTTTGAACGATTGTATATAGGTCCCGGCATCAGGTTGAGTAGATATGACCGAAGAAATTTATTGGACGCGTCTCCAAGACTTCAAATTGAGTACCGATGGTTGAAGAATTGGAAATCATCGGTAAGGTGGGGAAAGTATTATCAGTACTTAAGGCAAGTTGATTTTGAAGATCGGTTTGGAAGACCATTTTCTTTTTGGACACAGGCCGATGAAAGAGCTTTTAAAGTGCTAATTAGCGATCAATGGGAGCTTCAAAATATGATTGATTGGAGAAAGTGGCAATTTGTGCTGGAATTTTATTTTAAAAAATTGAACGGTGTTGCTGAACAGGTTTACAATGTGCCTTTGACTATACAAGATCCTGCAACAAGCCCGCCGTCTTTACCCAGAACTGTGATATACAGTGGTACGGGTCAATCGTATGGAATGGATTTTTCAGTCTTTAGAGCCTTTAAATATTACCAACTCAATGCTTCGTGGTCCTGGATAAATTCAACTGTCCGGTTTCCTCAAATTAATCAAGGAAATCCCTACAGTCAAGCTCTGGTAAGACCCCATCAACTAAAATTTTCGCAGACTTTTTCATATAAGAACTGGAGTTTGAATTTGTATCATATTTATGGTTCTCCACAGCCTTATGTTGATTTGTTTTTGGTGGGAGACAGAGAGAGAAATGTGAGATCCATCAATGAAGTGCAACAAGTCTTGCCGATGTACTTTAGATTTGACTTAGATTTAAATTACAGTTACCGCTGGAATCAATCTGCACTTACGGCAGGAATTGGAATTTTAAATCTGGAAGATCGAAGAAATGTGAAGTATATCCAATACGTATTTAGAATTCCAGTTTTCAATCCTTTAAGTCCCAATCAGCCTCCTGAAATAAAGATTGCAGGATCCGAAGTCAACCTGCTCAGGAGGACTCTCAATCTTTATATCAACTACAGTTTTTAG
- a CDS encoding FecR domain-containing protein → MKKDYSNYNWEDLIQDQQFVDWVKDPSDTSGPDWKKLFVENPGLENQANKAIQMLRLFKFENLANDKAAQDRLWNRIDQSMDAQEGKQLLKWKSKSIWWALAAASLFLFVVFRDLILSSNEVVLDAPYAMKLEKTLPDGSKVMINSGSNVSYQGNSFRQNRILKLEGEAFFSIEKGTAFEVQSPSGIVKVLGTEFNVFDREGKMEVHCFSGKVSVQFHQSNQVHVLLPGEKVTNYNTSESKNFETKAAFNPVELKFWKDGVIYYENAALVEVLKEFQRQYAIKAINLSPEMGQLRYTGFFNIRNMEEAIQSISVPMQLKFELKDGSLTVSKE, encoded by the coding sequence ATGAAGAAGGATTATTCAAATTACAACTGGGAAGACCTGATACAGGATCAGCAGTTTGTTGATTGGGTAAAAGATCCTTCTGACACATCAGGACCTGACTGGAAAAAGCTTTTTGTGGAAAATCCCGGACTTGAAAATCAGGCCAATAAAGCCATCCAAATGCTTCGTCTTTTTAAATTCGAAAATTTGGCAAATGACAAGGCTGCTCAAGATCGACTTTGGAACCGGATCGACCAAAGTATGGATGCCCAAGAAGGTAAGCAATTGCTAAAGTGGAAAAGTAAATCTATTTGGTGGGCACTTGCTGCAGCTTCCCTATTTTTATTTGTTGTATTCCGTGATCTGATACTTTCGTCCAATGAAGTTGTATTGGATGCACCGTATGCCATGAAACTTGAAAAGACGTTGCCGGATGGATCTAAGGTGATGATAAATTCAGGAAGCAATGTCAGCTATCAGGGTAATTCTTTCAGGCAGAACAGAATATTGAAGCTTGAAGGAGAAGCCTTTTTTTCCATAGAAAAAGGAACAGCTTTTGAAGTGCAATCTCCTTCTGGTATAGTAAAAGTACTGGGTACCGAGTTTAATGTTTTTGATCGCGAAGGAAAAATGGAAGTGCATTGTTTTTCTGGAAAAGTATCCGTTCAATTTCATCAATCCAATCAAGTTCATGTTTTATTACCGGGTGAAAAAGTCACCAACTATAATACCAGCGAATCGAAGAATTTCGAGACCAAGGCGGCTTTCAATCCAGTAGAATTAAAGTTTTGGAAAGATGGTGTTATTTATTATGAAAATGCAGCCTTGGTTGAGGTGTTGAAGGAATTCCAACGACAATATGCTATAAAAGCCATAAATTTAAGCCCGGAAATGGGGCAACTGAGATATACGGGTTTCTTTAATATTCGAAATATGGAAGAGGCCATACAATCAATCAGCGTACCCATGCAATTAAAATTTGAATTAAAGGACGGCAGTTTGACTGTAAGTAAAGAATAG